One genomic segment of Scophthalmus maximus strain ysfricsl-2021 chromosome 3, ASM2237912v1, whole genome shotgun sequence includes these proteins:
- the ssr4 gene encoding translocon-associated protein subunit delta, with protein sequence MIRITAFLALLVVACSGESCTDPVITPSAYTTSDAVISSESVFIVELSLACANGAQSVTLYADVNGRQFPVTRGQDVGKYQVSWSLPHKQASSGTYQVKFFDEESYSSLRKAQRNNEDVNAIQPLFSVNIDHRGAWNGPWVSTEVVAALIGILFYYLAFSAKSTIQA encoded by the exons ATGATCCGGATCACCGCCTTCCTCGCCCTGCTGGTGGTCGCCTGCTCGG GAGAGAGCTGCACTGACCCGGTGATCACCCCGTCGGCCTACACCACCTCCGACGCCGTCATCTCCTCCGAGTCCGTCTTCATCGTTGAGCTCAGCCTGGCCTGCGCCAACGGAGCACAG AGTGTCACCCTGTATGCTGATGTCAACGGAAGACAGTTCCCTGTGACCAGAGGCCAGGATGTTGGGAAGTACCAG GTGTCCTGGAGCCTTCCTCACAAACAGGCCAGCTCTGGAACATATCAGGTTAAATTCTTTGATGAGGAGTCCTACAGTTCCCTGCGCAAG GCCCAGAGAAACAATGAAGACGTTAATGCCATCCAGCCACTCTTCtctgtcaatattgaccacagg GGTGCTTGGAACGGCCCATGGGTGTCTACTGAGGTGGTGGCTGCCCTCATAGGTATCCTCTTCTATTACCTGGCTTTCAGTGCCAAGAGCACCATCCAAGCATAA
- the LOC118317593 gene encoding rho GTPase-activating protein 4 isoform X1 has translation MCYKFHPVGATMTSHVKLWKDRVGLVDYDTQIKEVRCQLADQLKVLDLQLEQKSQQLQDLTDYLRRRGEIENEYARSLDKLAERFTSRIKRKEPSSHSVAKVWLALLSQTRQESRDHNGLSESCSNFLIQPLTHCLEYTQRLAKKSKDICSQLQDGLLKVTTELQTAWRTYYQYHSDYVCAEGKLKEAEKQEEKQKQSAAKKLERLIEKRQGKVQEINLKCIKARNDYLINLGAANASMNKYYFQDISTLIDCADVGYHQTLSRVMQAYLSRRWRTQKNLSTGLQQLQGVVSGLEQSQDRDLLLRDNYNSFSLPLRFTYQPHDGDQVSEVSGECEMRCELETRLKQIQTRLKAVTLETEEASKNMSAAQCSLLESVADDDLEPGGGGSCLDDGTENQTVKPSVARRRANLQEMENLYITRVKEYLVGSSLVSKLQAKHDLLKVAVEKAEVSNEYQPRHNGKSMRVRKNHSSTSLMHNHKLFSGDMLSFLQASGQQIPIVVESCIRFINLNGLHHEGIFRVPGSQMEVNNLRDAFERGEDPLAEQRYDLDSVAGVLKLYFRVLENPLFPIDSTDQLLEYAQIINEAERAAQLKMVISSYPEPVIIVMRYLFAFLHHVSQYSDENMMQPYNLAVCFGPSLVRGARDDDVVTLQAQINSLVKSIILQHESIYPNQSEVQGPVYEKCMTQEQDDCEPLLEEGDVDAEYTHGKDEVEKMSSADSSTGMSAGQTRAERPRANSSGSIDQTRLTCGPAGGSITSGGKLMLQIPIGPQFKARRAPSPGLVRRDLQESSSSEDIRVQVDKEVCRQMDSVFKELLSRQALQDPSSTASSPSVQAPQRKGKRDGRRGRGVGLFKAVDPLD, from the exons ATGTGTTACA AATTCCACCCAGTCGGAGCAACAATGACCTCTCATGTGAAACTCTGGAAGGATAGGGTCGGTTTGGTGGACTACGACACACAAATCAAAG AGGTGCGTTGCCAGCTTGCAGACCAACTGAAGGTCTTGGACTTGCAACTTGAGCAGAAGagccagcagctgcaggatctGACAGACTACCTGCGACGACGGGGTGAAATTGAAAACGAGTATGCCCGCTCCCTGGACAAACTTGCTGAAAGGTTTACATCCAGAATTAAGAG GAAGGAGCCCAGCAGTCACTCAGTGGCAAAAGTCTGGCTGGCTCTGCTGTCTCAGACCCGCCAGGAAAGCAGGGACCATAATGGACTGAGTGAGAGCTGCAGCAACTTCCTCATCCAGCCCCTCACACACTGTCTGGAGTACACACAACGCCTCGCCAAGAAG AGTAAAGACATATGTTCTCAGCTACAAGATGGACTGCTCAAGGTGACCACGGAGCTACAGACT gcaTGGCGGACGTACTACCAGTACCACTCAGACTATGTGTGTGCAGAGGGGAAGCTAAAGGAGGcggagaaacaggaggaaaagcagaagcAGAGTGCGGCTAAGAAACTTGAGCGGTTGATAGAAAAA AGACAAGGTAAAGTTCAAGAGATAAACTTGAAGTGCATCAAGGCCCGAAATGACTACCTCATAAACCTGGGTGCAGCCAATGCCTCCATGAATAAGTACTACTTCCAAGACATCTCTACTCTCATCGAT TGTGCAGACGTAGGCTACCACCAGACTTTGAGTCGGGTGATGCAGGCCTACCTGTCCAGACGGTGGCGCACTCAGAAGAACCTTAGCACagggctgcagcagcttcaagGGGTCGTGTCCGGACTGGAACAGAGCCAGGACAGAGACTTGCTCCTGCGGGACAATTACAACAGCTTCTCTTTGCCCCTTCGGTTCACCTATCAGCCACATGACGGCGACcag GTTTCTGAGGTCAGTGGAGAGTGTGAGATGAGATGTGAGCTGGAGACCAGATTGAAACAGATACAGACTAGACTGAAAGCAGTCACCCTGGAAACAGAGGAG GCTAGTAAGAACATGTCAGCAGCCCAGTGTTCCCTGCTGGAGAGTGTCGCTGACGATGATCTGGAGCCCGGCGGTGGCGGCTCATGTCTGGACGACGGCACCGAAAACCAGACAGTCAAGCCTAGTGTGGCCCGGCGCAGGGCCAACTTGCAGGAAATGGAAAACCTCTACATCACT agagtgaaagagtACCTTGTTGGCAGTTCCCTTGTTTCAAAACTGCAAGCAAAACATGACCTGCTTAAAGTGGCTGTGGAAAAAG CAGAAGTATCAAATGAATATCAACCTAG ACACAATGGAAAGTCTATGCGTGTCAGGAAGAATCACTCAAGCACCAGTTTGATGCACAACCACAAACTATTCAGCGGAGACATGCTATCCTTTCTACAG GCATCAGGACAACAGATTCCAATTGTTGTGGAGAGTTGCATTCGCTTTATCAACCTCAATG GCCTCCACCATGAAGGGATATTTAGAGTGCCTGGGTCTCAGATGGAGGTCAACAACCTGAGGGATGCGTTTGAGCGAG GAGAAGACCCCCTGGCTGAGCAGAGATACGACCTGGACTCTGTGGCTGGCGTGCTGAAGCTTTATTTCAGAGTTTTGGAGAACCCCCTCTTTCCCATCGACAGCACCGACCAACTCCTGGAGTATGCTC AAATCATaaatgaggcagagagagcgGCTCAGCTCAAAATGGTCATCTCTTCCTATCCTGAGCCGGTCATCATTGTTATGCGATACCTCTTTGCATTCCTTCATCA TGTGTCGCAGTACAGCGACGAGAACATGATGCAGCCTTACAACCTGGCTGTGTGTTTTGGCCCCAGCTTAGTCAGAGGGGCTCGGGATGATGATGTCGTCACCCTGCAGGCTCAGATCAATTCCCTGGTGAAAAGCATCATACTGCAGCATGAAAGCATCTACCCCAACCAGAGTGAAGTACAAGGACCGGTGTATGAGAAATGCATGACACAAGAACAGGATGACtg TGAGCCTCTTCTTGAAGAAGGAGATGTAGACGCAGAGTACACTCATGGCAAGGATG AGGTAGAAAAGATGTCCTCGGCTGACAGCAGCACCGGCATGTCTGCAGGACAAACGAGAGCAGAACGTCCCAGAGCCAACAGCAGTGGCTCCATTGATCAAACTAGGTTAACGTGtggaccagcagggggcagcatcACCTCAGGTGGAAAGTTGATGCTTCAGATTCCCATTGGACCACAGTTCAAGGCAAGGAGAGCCCCCTCTCCTGGCTTGGTGCGCAGAGA TCTCCAGGAATCCTCATCTTCTGAGGATATTCGTGTTCAAGTAGACAAG GAGGTCTGTCGCCAGATGGACTCGGTCTTCAAGGAGCTCCTCTCCCGTCAGGCACTGCAGGATccctcctccaccgcctcctctccctctgtccaagCTCCCCAAAGGAAAGGGAAGCGGGATGGACGCAGGGGGAGAGGAGTGGGGCTCTTCAAAGCAGTTGATCCACTGGACTGA
- the LOC118317593 gene encoding rho GTPase-activating protein 4 isoform X3: protein MTSHVKLWKDRVGLVDYDTQIKEVRCQLADQLKVLDLQLEQKSQQLQDLTDYLRRRGEIENEYARSLDKLAERFTSRIKRKEPSSHSVAKVWLALLSQTRQESRDHNGLSESCSNFLIQPLTHCLEYTQRLAKKSKDICSQLQDGLLKVTTELQTAWRTYYQYHSDYVCAEGKLKEAEKQEEKQKQSAAKKLERLIEKRQGKVQEINLKCIKARNDYLINLGAANASMNKYYFQDISTLIDCADVGYHQTLSRVMQAYLSRRWRTQKNLSTGLQQLQGVVSGLEQSQDRDLLLRDNYNSFSLPLRFTYQPHDGDQVSEVSGECEMRCELETRLKQIQTRLKAVTLETEEASKNMSAAQCSLLESVADDDLEPGGGGSCLDDGTENQTVKPSVARRRANLQEMENLYITRVKEYLVGSSLVSKLQAKHDLLKVAVEKAEVSNEYQPRHNGKSMRVRKNHSSTSLMHNHKLFSGDMLSFLQASGQQIPIVVESCIRFINLNGLHHEGIFRVPGSQMEVNNLRDAFERGEDPLAEQRYDLDSVAGVLKLYFRVLENPLFPIDSTDQLLEYAQIINEAERAAQLKMVISSYPEPVIIVMRYLFAFLHHVSQYSDENMMQPYNLAVCFGPSLVRGARDDDVVTLQAQINSLVKSIILQHESIYPNQSEVQGPVYEKCMTQEQDDCEPLLEEGDVDAEYTHGKDEVEKMSSADSSTGMSAGQTRAERPRANSSGSIDQTRLTCGPAGGSITSGGKLMLQIPIGPQFKARRAPSPGLVRRDLQESSSSEDIRVQVDKEVCRQMDSVFKELLSRQALQDPSSTASSPSVQAPQRKGKRDGRRGRGVGLFKAVDPLD from the exons ATGACCTCTCATGTGAAACTCTGGAAGGATAGGGTCGGTTTGGTGGACTACGACACACAAATCAAAG AGGTGCGTTGCCAGCTTGCAGACCAACTGAAGGTCTTGGACTTGCAACTTGAGCAGAAGagccagcagctgcaggatctGACAGACTACCTGCGACGACGGGGTGAAATTGAAAACGAGTATGCCCGCTCCCTGGACAAACTTGCTGAAAGGTTTACATCCAGAATTAAGAG GAAGGAGCCCAGCAGTCACTCAGTGGCAAAAGTCTGGCTGGCTCTGCTGTCTCAGACCCGCCAGGAAAGCAGGGACCATAATGGACTGAGTGAGAGCTGCAGCAACTTCCTCATCCAGCCCCTCACACACTGTCTGGAGTACACACAACGCCTCGCCAAGAAG AGTAAAGACATATGTTCTCAGCTACAAGATGGACTGCTCAAGGTGACCACGGAGCTACAGACT gcaTGGCGGACGTACTACCAGTACCACTCAGACTATGTGTGTGCAGAGGGGAAGCTAAAGGAGGcggagaaacaggaggaaaagcagaagcAGAGTGCGGCTAAGAAACTTGAGCGGTTGATAGAAAAA AGACAAGGTAAAGTTCAAGAGATAAACTTGAAGTGCATCAAGGCCCGAAATGACTACCTCATAAACCTGGGTGCAGCCAATGCCTCCATGAATAAGTACTACTTCCAAGACATCTCTACTCTCATCGAT TGTGCAGACGTAGGCTACCACCAGACTTTGAGTCGGGTGATGCAGGCCTACCTGTCCAGACGGTGGCGCACTCAGAAGAACCTTAGCACagggctgcagcagcttcaagGGGTCGTGTCCGGACTGGAACAGAGCCAGGACAGAGACTTGCTCCTGCGGGACAATTACAACAGCTTCTCTTTGCCCCTTCGGTTCACCTATCAGCCACATGACGGCGACcag GTTTCTGAGGTCAGTGGAGAGTGTGAGATGAGATGTGAGCTGGAGACCAGATTGAAACAGATACAGACTAGACTGAAAGCAGTCACCCTGGAAACAGAGGAG GCTAGTAAGAACATGTCAGCAGCCCAGTGTTCCCTGCTGGAGAGTGTCGCTGACGATGATCTGGAGCCCGGCGGTGGCGGCTCATGTCTGGACGACGGCACCGAAAACCAGACAGTCAAGCCTAGTGTGGCCCGGCGCAGGGCCAACTTGCAGGAAATGGAAAACCTCTACATCACT agagtgaaagagtACCTTGTTGGCAGTTCCCTTGTTTCAAAACTGCAAGCAAAACATGACCTGCTTAAAGTGGCTGTGGAAAAAG CAGAAGTATCAAATGAATATCAACCTAG ACACAATGGAAAGTCTATGCGTGTCAGGAAGAATCACTCAAGCACCAGTTTGATGCACAACCACAAACTATTCAGCGGAGACATGCTATCCTTTCTACAG GCATCAGGACAACAGATTCCAATTGTTGTGGAGAGTTGCATTCGCTTTATCAACCTCAATG GCCTCCACCATGAAGGGATATTTAGAGTGCCTGGGTCTCAGATGGAGGTCAACAACCTGAGGGATGCGTTTGAGCGAG GAGAAGACCCCCTGGCTGAGCAGAGATACGACCTGGACTCTGTGGCTGGCGTGCTGAAGCTTTATTTCAGAGTTTTGGAGAACCCCCTCTTTCCCATCGACAGCACCGACCAACTCCTGGAGTATGCTC AAATCATaaatgaggcagagagagcgGCTCAGCTCAAAATGGTCATCTCTTCCTATCCTGAGCCGGTCATCATTGTTATGCGATACCTCTTTGCATTCCTTCATCA TGTGTCGCAGTACAGCGACGAGAACATGATGCAGCCTTACAACCTGGCTGTGTGTTTTGGCCCCAGCTTAGTCAGAGGGGCTCGGGATGATGATGTCGTCACCCTGCAGGCTCAGATCAATTCCCTGGTGAAAAGCATCATACTGCAGCATGAAAGCATCTACCCCAACCAGAGTGAAGTACAAGGACCGGTGTATGAGAAATGCATGACACAAGAACAGGATGACtg TGAGCCTCTTCTTGAAGAAGGAGATGTAGACGCAGAGTACACTCATGGCAAGGATG AGGTAGAAAAGATGTCCTCGGCTGACAGCAGCACCGGCATGTCTGCAGGACAAACGAGAGCAGAACGTCCCAGAGCCAACAGCAGTGGCTCCATTGATCAAACTAGGTTAACGTGtggaccagcagggggcagcatcACCTCAGGTGGAAAGTTGATGCTTCAGATTCCCATTGGACCACAGTTCAAGGCAAGGAGAGCCCCCTCTCCTGGCTTGGTGCGCAGAGA TCTCCAGGAATCCTCATCTTCTGAGGATATTCGTGTTCAAGTAGACAAG GAGGTCTGTCGCCAGATGGACTCGGTCTTCAAGGAGCTCCTCTCCCGTCAGGCACTGCAGGATccctcctccaccgcctcctctccctctgtccaagCTCCCCAAAGGAAAGGGAAGCGGGATGGACGCAGGGGGAGAGGAGTGGGGCTCTTCAAAGCAGTTGATCCACTGGACTGA
- the LOC118317593 gene encoding rho GTPase-activating protein 4 isoform X2 — protein MCYKFHPVGATMTSHVKLWKDRVGLVDYDTQIKEVRCQLADQLKVLDLQLEQKSQQLQDLTDYLRRRGEIENEYARSLDKLAERFTSRIKRKEPSSHSVAKVWLALLSQTRQESRDHNGLSESCSNFLIQPLTHCLEYTQRLAKKSKDICSQLQDGLLKVTTELQTAWRTYYQYHSDYVCAEGKLKEAEKQEEKQKQSAAKKLERLIEKRQGKVQEINLKCIKARNDYLINLGAANASMNKYYFQDISTLIDCADVGYHQTLSRVMQAYLSRRWRTQKNLSTGLQQLQGVVSGLEQSQDRDLLLRDNYNSFSLPLRFTYQPHDGDQVSEVSGECEMRCELETRLKQIQTRLKAVTLETEEASKNMSAAQCSLLESVADDDLEPGGGGSCLDDGTENQTVKPSVARRRANLQEMENLYITRVKEYLVGSSLVSKLQAKHDLLKVAVEKEVSNEYQPRHNGKSMRVRKNHSSTSLMHNHKLFSGDMLSFLQASGQQIPIVVESCIRFINLNGLHHEGIFRVPGSQMEVNNLRDAFERGEDPLAEQRYDLDSVAGVLKLYFRVLENPLFPIDSTDQLLEYAQIINEAERAAQLKMVISSYPEPVIIVMRYLFAFLHHVSQYSDENMMQPYNLAVCFGPSLVRGARDDDVVTLQAQINSLVKSIILQHESIYPNQSEVQGPVYEKCMTQEQDDCEPLLEEGDVDAEYTHGKDEVEKMSSADSSTGMSAGQTRAERPRANSSGSIDQTRLTCGPAGGSITSGGKLMLQIPIGPQFKARRAPSPGLVRRDLQESSSSEDIRVQVDKEVCRQMDSVFKELLSRQALQDPSSTASSPSVQAPQRKGKRDGRRGRGVGLFKAVDPLD, from the exons ATGTGTTACA AATTCCACCCAGTCGGAGCAACAATGACCTCTCATGTGAAACTCTGGAAGGATAGGGTCGGTTTGGTGGACTACGACACACAAATCAAAG AGGTGCGTTGCCAGCTTGCAGACCAACTGAAGGTCTTGGACTTGCAACTTGAGCAGAAGagccagcagctgcaggatctGACAGACTACCTGCGACGACGGGGTGAAATTGAAAACGAGTATGCCCGCTCCCTGGACAAACTTGCTGAAAGGTTTACATCCAGAATTAAGAG GAAGGAGCCCAGCAGTCACTCAGTGGCAAAAGTCTGGCTGGCTCTGCTGTCTCAGACCCGCCAGGAAAGCAGGGACCATAATGGACTGAGTGAGAGCTGCAGCAACTTCCTCATCCAGCCCCTCACACACTGTCTGGAGTACACACAACGCCTCGCCAAGAAG AGTAAAGACATATGTTCTCAGCTACAAGATGGACTGCTCAAGGTGACCACGGAGCTACAGACT gcaTGGCGGACGTACTACCAGTACCACTCAGACTATGTGTGTGCAGAGGGGAAGCTAAAGGAGGcggagaaacaggaggaaaagcagaagcAGAGTGCGGCTAAGAAACTTGAGCGGTTGATAGAAAAA AGACAAGGTAAAGTTCAAGAGATAAACTTGAAGTGCATCAAGGCCCGAAATGACTACCTCATAAACCTGGGTGCAGCCAATGCCTCCATGAATAAGTACTACTTCCAAGACATCTCTACTCTCATCGAT TGTGCAGACGTAGGCTACCACCAGACTTTGAGTCGGGTGATGCAGGCCTACCTGTCCAGACGGTGGCGCACTCAGAAGAACCTTAGCACagggctgcagcagcttcaagGGGTCGTGTCCGGACTGGAACAGAGCCAGGACAGAGACTTGCTCCTGCGGGACAATTACAACAGCTTCTCTTTGCCCCTTCGGTTCACCTATCAGCCACATGACGGCGACcag GTTTCTGAGGTCAGTGGAGAGTGTGAGATGAGATGTGAGCTGGAGACCAGATTGAAACAGATACAGACTAGACTGAAAGCAGTCACCCTGGAAACAGAGGAG GCTAGTAAGAACATGTCAGCAGCCCAGTGTTCCCTGCTGGAGAGTGTCGCTGACGATGATCTGGAGCCCGGCGGTGGCGGCTCATGTCTGGACGACGGCACCGAAAACCAGACAGTCAAGCCTAGTGTGGCCCGGCGCAGGGCCAACTTGCAGGAAATGGAAAACCTCTACATCACT agagtgaaagagtACCTTGTTGGCAGTTCCCTTGTTTCAAAACTGCAAGCAAAACATGACCTGCTTAAAGTGGCTGTGGAAAAAG AAGTATCAAATGAATATCAACCTAG ACACAATGGAAAGTCTATGCGTGTCAGGAAGAATCACTCAAGCACCAGTTTGATGCACAACCACAAACTATTCAGCGGAGACATGCTATCCTTTCTACAG GCATCAGGACAACAGATTCCAATTGTTGTGGAGAGTTGCATTCGCTTTATCAACCTCAATG GCCTCCACCATGAAGGGATATTTAGAGTGCCTGGGTCTCAGATGGAGGTCAACAACCTGAGGGATGCGTTTGAGCGAG GAGAAGACCCCCTGGCTGAGCAGAGATACGACCTGGACTCTGTGGCTGGCGTGCTGAAGCTTTATTTCAGAGTTTTGGAGAACCCCCTCTTTCCCATCGACAGCACCGACCAACTCCTGGAGTATGCTC AAATCATaaatgaggcagagagagcgGCTCAGCTCAAAATGGTCATCTCTTCCTATCCTGAGCCGGTCATCATTGTTATGCGATACCTCTTTGCATTCCTTCATCA TGTGTCGCAGTACAGCGACGAGAACATGATGCAGCCTTACAACCTGGCTGTGTGTTTTGGCCCCAGCTTAGTCAGAGGGGCTCGGGATGATGATGTCGTCACCCTGCAGGCTCAGATCAATTCCCTGGTGAAAAGCATCATACTGCAGCATGAAAGCATCTACCCCAACCAGAGTGAAGTACAAGGACCGGTGTATGAGAAATGCATGACACAAGAACAGGATGACtg TGAGCCTCTTCTTGAAGAAGGAGATGTAGACGCAGAGTACACTCATGGCAAGGATG AGGTAGAAAAGATGTCCTCGGCTGACAGCAGCACCGGCATGTCTGCAGGACAAACGAGAGCAGAACGTCCCAGAGCCAACAGCAGTGGCTCCATTGATCAAACTAGGTTAACGTGtggaccagcagggggcagcatcACCTCAGGTGGAAAGTTGATGCTTCAGATTCCCATTGGACCACAGTTCAAGGCAAGGAGAGCCCCCTCTCCTGGCTTGGTGCGCAGAGA TCTCCAGGAATCCTCATCTTCTGAGGATATTCGTGTTCAAGTAGACAAG GAGGTCTGTCGCCAGATGGACTCGGTCTTCAAGGAGCTCCTCTCCCGTCAGGCACTGCAGGATccctcctccaccgcctcctctccctctgtccaagCTCCCCAAAGGAAAGGGAAGCGGGATGGACGCAGGGGGAGAGGAGTGGGGCTCTTCAAAGCAGTTGATCCACTGGACTGA
- the naa10 gene encoding N-alpha-acetyltransferase 10 isoform X2: MNIRNARPEDLMNMQHCNLLCLPENYQMKYYFYHGLSWPQLSYIAEDENGKIVGYVLAKMEEDPDDVPHGHITSLAVKRSHRRLGLAQKLMDQASRAMIENFNAKYVSLHVRKSNRAALHLYSNTLKFQISEIEPKYYADGEDAYAMKRDLAHMADELRKPGARVPGQEAPSGQGQSGPGDQERESERDSGGESKELSEVSEATESTDVKDSSSDSQ, translated from the exons ATGAACATACGGAACGCCAGG CCGGAGGACCTCATGAACATGCAGCACTGTAACCTGCTGTGTCTGCCAGAAAACTACCAGATGAAATACTACTTCTACCACGGACTGTCGTGGCCTCAG CTCTCCTACATCGCAGAGGACGAAAATGGCAAAATCGTGGGATACGTGTTGGCAAAGAT ggaggaggaccCAGATGATGTTCCCCACGGACACATCACATCCCTG GCGGTGAAGCGCTCCCACAGACGCCTGGGCCTCGCTCAGAAGCTGATGGACCAGGCCAGCCGAGCCATGATAGAAAACTTTAATGCAAAATATGTGTCGCTGCATGTGCGAAAGAG CAACCGAGCGGCCCTGCACCTGTACTCCAACACACTCAAATTCCA GATTAGTGAGATAGAGCCTAAATACTACGCCGACGGGGAGGATGCCTACGCCATGAAGAGAGACCTGGCCCACATGGCTGATGAG CTTAGAAAGCCTGGGGCGCGTGTGCCGGGCCAGGAGGCCCCGTCTGGGCAGGGCCAGTCCGGGCCCGGtgaccaggagagagagagcgagagagacagcgGCGGAGAGAGCAAAGAGCTGAGTGAAGTCAGCGAGGCAACAGAAAGCACGGACGTTAAAGATTCTTCATCTGATTCACAATGA
- the naa10 gene encoding N-alpha-acetyltransferase 10 isoform X1 — MNIRNARPEDLMNMQHCNLLCLPENYQMKYYFYHGLSWPQLSYIAEDENGKIVGYVLAKMEEDPDDVPHGHITSLAVKRSHRRLGLAQKLMDQASRAMIENFNAKYVSLHVRKSNRAALHLYSNTLKFQISEIEPKYYADGEDAYAMKRDLAHMADEVPQLRKPGARVPGQEAPSGQGQSGPGDQERESERDSGGESKELSEVSEATESTDVKDSSSDSQ; from the exons ATGAACATACGGAACGCCAGG CCGGAGGACCTCATGAACATGCAGCACTGTAACCTGCTGTGTCTGCCAGAAAACTACCAGATGAAATACTACTTCTACCACGGACTGTCGTGGCCTCAG CTCTCCTACATCGCAGAGGACGAAAATGGCAAAATCGTGGGATACGTGTTGGCAAAGAT ggaggaggaccCAGATGATGTTCCCCACGGACACATCACATCCCTG GCGGTGAAGCGCTCCCACAGACGCCTGGGCCTCGCTCAGAAGCTGATGGACCAGGCCAGCCGAGCCATGATAGAAAACTTTAATGCAAAATATGTGTCGCTGCATGTGCGAAAGAG CAACCGAGCGGCCCTGCACCTGTACTCCAACACACTCAAATTCCA GATTAGTGAGATAGAGCCTAAATACTACGCCGACGGGGAGGATGCCTACGCCATGAAGAGAGACCTGGCCCACATGGCTGATGAG GTCCCACAGCTTAGAAAGCCTGGGGCGCGTGTGCCGGGCCAGGAGGCCCCGTCTGGGCAGGGCCAGTCCGGGCCCGGtgaccaggagagagagagcgagagagacagcgGCGGAGAGAGCAAAGAGCTGAGTGAAGTCAGCGAGGCAACAGAAAGCACGGACGTTAAAGATTCTTCATCTGATTCACAATGA